A window of the Microvirga terrae genome harbors these coding sequences:
- the lipA gene encoding lipoyl synthase, producing the protein MAVVLDLLNKDQRPRHPEKAHRPDQPVQQRKPEWIRVKAPGSPKWAETNRIVRENKLVTVCEEAGCPNIGECWEKKHATFMIMGDTCTRACAFCNVKTGLPQALDPNEPESVAKAVEKLGLEHVVITSVDRDDLADGGAQHFADVIQAIRARSPKTTIEILTPDFLRKPGALEVVVAAKPDVFNHNLETVPSKYLKVRPGARYFHSIRLLQQVKELDPTIFTKSGIMVGLGEERNEVLQLMDDLRSADVDFMTIGQYLQPTKKHHPVIRFVTPDEFKAFETTAYAKGFLLVSSTPLTRSSHHAGEDFAKLKAARLAKLG; encoded by the coding sequence ATGGCCGTCGTTCTCGACCTTCTCAACAAGGACCAGCGCCCCCGCCATCCGGAAAAGGCGCATCGGCCGGATCAGCCCGTCCAGCAGCGCAAGCCCGAGTGGATCCGCGTGAAGGCGCCCGGTTCGCCGAAATGGGCCGAGACAAACCGGATCGTGCGCGAGAACAAGCTCGTGACCGTCTGCGAGGAGGCCGGCTGCCCCAATATCGGGGAGTGCTGGGAGAAGAAACACGCCACCTTCATGATCATGGGCGACACCTGCACCCGGGCCTGCGCGTTCTGCAACGTGAAGACCGGCCTGCCGCAGGCCCTTGACCCGAACGAGCCCGAGAGCGTGGCCAAGGCCGTGGAAAAGCTCGGACTGGAGCACGTGGTCATCACGTCCGTGGACCGGGACGATCTGGCGGACGGCGGCGCGCAGCATTTCGCCGACGTGATCCAGGCCATCCGGGCGCGCAGCCCGAAGACCACCATCGAGATCCTGACCCCGGACTTCCTCCGCAAGCCGGGCGCGCTCGAAGTCGTGGTCGCGGCCAAGCCCGACGTGTTCAACCACAACCTCGAGACCGTGCCGTCCAAGTATCTGAAAGTCCGGCCCGGGGCCCGCTACTTTCACTCCATCCGCCTGCTGCAGCAGGTGAAGGAGCTCGATCCGACGATCTTCACCAAGTCCGGCATCATGGTCGGCCTGGGGGAGGAGCGGAACGAGGTGCTCCAGCTCATGGACGACCTTCGTTCGGCCGATGTGGACTTCATGACCATCGGCCAATACCTCCAGCCCACGAAGAAGCACCACCCGGTGATCCGGTTCGTGACGCCCGACGAATTCAAAGCCTTTGAAACCACAGCCTACGCCAAGGGTTTCCTCCTCGTCTCCTCGACCCCGCTGACGCGCTCCTCGCATCACGCGGGAGAGGATTTTGCCAAGCTGAAGGCGGCTCGTCTGGCGAAGCTCGGCTGA
- a CDS encoding AAA family ATPase, producing the protein MQRILVIGSPGAGKSTLASRLARRLDLPLIHLDREYFGPGWTTPPRAEWRERVKTLAARPVWVMDGNYASTFAIRVPRATAIVWLDVPRWRCASSVLWRVVRNYGRSRADLGDAGPERFDWSFMRWIWSYPRTMRPKTARMLERLRPDQRVYVLRSRSEIPALEAALATVKEAA; encoded by the coding sequence ATGCAGCGCATATTGGTGATCGGCAGCCCGGGCGCGGGCAAGAGCACCCTGGCGAGCCGTCTCGCGAGGCGCCTCGACCTGCCGCTGATCCACCTCGATCGGGAATATTTCGGGCCCGGCTGGACCACACCGCCTAGGGCTGAATGGCGTGAGAGGGTGAAAACCCTTGCGGCCCGGCCGGTCTGGGTCATGGACGGCAACTACGCCAGCACCTTCGCCATCCGTGTTCCCCGGGCGACCGCCATCGTCTGGCTCGACGTGCCGCGCTGGCGCTGCGCGTCGAGCGTGCTCTGGCGCGTCGTGAGGAACTACGGCCGCTCCCGGGCCGATCTCGGCGACGCCGGGCCCGAGCGGTTCGACTGGTCTTTCATGCGCTGGATCTGGTCCTATCCCCGGACGATGCGGCCGAAAACCGCCCGGATGCTGGAGCGTCTGCGCCCCGATCAGCGGGTTTACGTGCTGCGCTCCCGCTCCGAGATCCCGGCCCTCGAGGCCGCGCTTGCAACCGTCAAAGAGGCCGCCTGA
- a CDS encoding type II toxin-antitoxin system RatA family toxin, with protein sequence MPTFRTTRTVQHTPAQMFALVADVERYPEFVPLCEDLRVMRRVQSGEGIESLVATMSVGYKAINETFTTRVTLDDPRRKITVEYVDGPFKYLENRWTFREAPGGCEVDFYINYEFKSFALGLLMGSVFDKAFRKFTGAFEERADEIYGAPSASRAGAKSA encoded by the coding sequence ATGCCGACCTTTCGCACCACGCGCACCGTCCAGCATACCCCGGCTCAGATGTTCGCCCTCGTGGCCGATGTGGAGCGCTACCCCGAATTCGTCCCGCTCTGCGAAGATTTGCGGGTCATGCGCCGGGTCCAGAGCGGGGAGGGCATTGAGTCGCTCGTCGCCACGATGTCGGTGGGATACAAGGCCATCAATGAGACCTTCACCACCCGCGTGACCCTGGACGACCCGCGCCGGAAGATCACGGTCGAATACGTGGACGGACCGTTCAAGTATCTCGAGAACCGCTGGACCTTCCGCGAGGCACCGGGCGGATGCGAGGTCGATTTCTACATCAACTACGAGTTCAAGAGCTTCGCGCTCGGGCTTCTCATGGGCAGCGTCTTCGACAAGGCGTTCCGCAAGTTCACCGGAGCCTTCGAGGAGCGGGCGGACGAGATCTACGGGGCGCCGTCCGCATCCCGGGCCGGCGCCAAGTCCGCCTGA
- a CDS encoding CinA family protein, whose protein sequence is MIPELMNRAAALLQAYRGRGLKIATAESCTGGLVAALLTEISGSSAVVERGFVTYSNEAKTELIGVPAEMIASEGAVSEKVARAMAEGALAHSRADVAVGITGVAGPTGGTLTKPVGLVHFGLARKGAGTVHLERRYGDLGRETVRRRAVEDALSLLEQALR, encoded by the coding sequence ATGATCCCTGAGTTGATGAACCGCGCCGCTGCGCTCCTGCAGGCCTATCGCGGGAGGGGCCTTAAGATCGCGACGGCGGAATCCTGCACCGGCGGCCTCGTGGCGGCGCTGCTGACGGAGATCTCGGGCTCCTCCGCCGTAGTGGAGCGCGGATTCGTGACCTATTCCAACGAGGCGAAGACGGAGCTGATCGGTGTTCCGGCCGAAATGATCGCCTCGGAGGGCGCCGTGAGCGAGAAGGTCGCACGGGCCATGGCGGAGGGCGCCCTCGCCCATTCGCGGGCCGACGTGGCGGTGGGCATCACGGGTGTCGCCGGTCCGACCGGCGGGACGCTCACGAAGCCGGTGGGTCTCGTTCATTTCGGCCTTGCGCGGAAAGGCGCCGGGACGGTGCACCTCGAGCGCCGCTACGGCGATCTCGGCCGGGAGACCGTGCGTCGTCGGGCCGTCGAGGACGCCCTGTCCCTGCTGGAGCAGGCTCTGCGCTGA